The following proteins come from a genomic window of Corallococcus sp. NCRR:
- a CDS encoding SDR family oxidoreductase has product MRVFVTGASGFIGSAVVPELLGAGHQVVGLARSDASSRALEAAGAQVHRGSLDDPDSLRAGAAKADGVIHLAFIHDFSNYEASMRADTRAIELMGAELAGSQRPLVIASGIFNLARGRASLEADAAASQGRGLSEDVMLALASRGVRSAIVRLPPSVHGKGDHGFVPHLITSARKNGVSVYVGDGAHRWSSVHRSDAARLFRLALERAPAGSRLHAVADEGVPTRDIANVIGRRLGLPVVSKAPEEAGHFLGVLGMFFGRDASASSAFTREQLGWRPEGPGLLADLDDAHYFADDAGALMK; this is encoded by the coding sequence ATGCGCGTATTCGTGACGGGTGCGTCTGGTTTCATTGGTTCGGCGGTGGTTCCGGAACTGTTGGGGGCGGGGCATCAGGTGGTGGGGCTCGCCCGCTCGGACGCTTCATCCCGGGCCCTGGAGGCGGCGGGGGCCCAGGTGCATCGCGGTTCGCTGGATGACCCGGACAGCCTGCGCGCCGGGGCGGCGAAGGCGGACGGGGTCATCCACCTGGCGTTCATCCACGACTTCTCCAACTACGAGGCTTCGATGCGCGCCGACACGCGTGCCATCGAGCTGATGGGCGCGGAGCTCGCGGGCTCGCAGCGGCCCCTCGTCATCGCCTCCGGGATTTTCAACCTCGCGCGGGGGCGCGCCTCCTTGGAGGCCGACGCGGCGGCGTCACAGGGGCGCGGCCTGTCGGAGGACGTGATGCTGGCGCTGGCGTCACGCGGCGTGCGCTCGGCCATCGTGCGGCTGCCGCCTTCGGTCCACGGCAAGGGGGACCATGGCTTCGTGCCGCACCTCATCACCTCCGCGCGGAAGAACGGCGTGTCCGTCTACGTGGGGGATGGGGCGCACCGCTGGTCCTCGGTGCACCGGTCCGACGCGGCCCGGCTCTTCCGGCTCGCGCTGGAGCGAGCCCCCGCGGGTTCGAGGCTCCACGCCGTCGCTGACGAGGGCGTGCCCACGCGGGACATCGCGAACGTCATTGGCCGACGGTTGGGATTGCCAGTCGTGTCGAAGGCGCCAGAAGAAGCGGGCCACTTCCTGGGCGTCCTGGGCATGTTCTTCGGGCGTGATGCATCCGCGTCCAGCGCCTTCACGCGCGAACAGCTCGGCTGGCGTCCCGAAGGGCCCGGGCTCCTGGCGGACCTGGACGACGCGCACTACTTCGCGGACGACGCTGGCGCGCTGATGAAGTGA
- a CDS encoding RNA polymerase sigma factor, whose amino-acid sequence MSLATPPDALLLAAHAGDRDAMVHLLQLQQPNLRRYAQKRCLISDVDDAVQEALLVMSRHLSAVRQLKSFSGWMFRIVQRECRRLARTVLKNDPYEEALVDQWMSAHTPDSLRLDMASALESLPPQYLEVVVLRDFESLSIREMAGRLSLEPAAVKSRLHRARVMIREYLLA is encoded by the coding sequence ATGAGCTTGGCCACCCCTCCCGACGCGCTGTTGCTCGCGGCCCATGCTGGTGACCGGGACGCGATGGTGCACCTGCTCCAGCTCCAGCAGCCGAACCTCCGGCGCTACGCGCAGAAGCGCTGCCTCATCAGCGACGTGGACGACGCGGTCCAGGAGGCCCTGCTGGTGATGTCCCGCCACCTGTCCGCCGTGCGCCAGCTGAAGTCGTTCTCCGGGTGGATGTTCCGCATCGTCCAGCGCGAGTGCCGCCGCCTGGCCCGCACGGTGCTGAAGAACGACCCCTACGAGGAGGCGCTCGTGGACCAGTGGATGTCCGCGCACACGCCGGACTCGCTGCGGCTGGACATGGCGTCCGCGCTGGAGTCGCTGCCGCCGCAATACCTGGAGGTCGTCGTGCTGCGCGACTTCGAGTCGCTCTCCATCCGCGAGATGGCCGGGCGCCTGTCGTTGGAGCCGGCGGCGGTGAAGAGCCGCCTGCACCGCGCCCGCGTGATGATCCGCGAATACCTGCTGGCCTGA
- a CDS encoding DUF2378 family protein, producing MPTTPERLVFQQSFEGLIRALGDHLDEPCARQLRDVGIDPRGKLAVAYPLEVWVESLKLASSVLAPEATLDDGAEVVGRRFLEGYGATLIGSALLAGVRLLGPHRMLERMTRNLRTGTNYLEARLEQTGPTRYVLTCRPVVIAGFYRGLFSAGLEMSGAHGASVVLMRAAGDAAVYDLSWLPEKGAGKPPETKPLPPRGPQPRS from the coding sequence ATGCCGACGACCCCCGAACGCCTCGTCTTCCAGCAGAGCTTCGAAGGGCTGATTCGCGCCCTGGGTGACCACCTGGACGAGCCATGCGCGCGGCAGCTGCGCGACGTGGGCATCGATCCTCGCGGAAAGCTGGCGGTGGCCTATCCGCTGGAGGTGTGGGTGGAGTCGCTGAAGCTGGCGTCGTCCGTGCTCGCGCCCGAGGCCACGCTGGATGACGGCGCGGAGGTGGTGGGCCGGCGCTTCCTGGAGGGCTACGGGGCCACGCTCATCGGCAGCGCGCTGCTCGCGGGCGTGCGGCTGCTGGGGCCGCACCGGATGCTGGAGCGGATGACGCGCAACCTGCGCACCGGCACCAACTACCTGGAGGCGCGGCTGGAGCAGACGGGGCCCACGCGCTACGTGCTCACCTGCCGCCCGGTGGTGATCGCCGGCTTCTACCGGGGCCTCTTCTCCGCCGGCCTGGAGATGAGCGGCGCCCACGGCGCCTCCGTGGTGCTGATGCGCGCCGCGGGCGACGCGGCGGTGTACGACCTGTCCTGGCTGCCGGAGAAGGGCGCTGGCAAGCCCCCCGAAACGAAGCCCCTGCCGCCCCGGGGCCCCCAGCCGAGGAGCTGA
- a CDS encoding TonB family protein: MLRIPKTAVVVLALALASGALAASGSPQLQTYFQGSVDSPTYQQQAFQRVAKAWKQPGPKGTPALGKKTIVQAVLDKDGKLVSTAILTESGARAWDAAALAAVKKAAPFPPLPKGTATATVEAHFHFAWVSSP, translated from the coding sequence ATGCTCCGCATCCCGAAAACCGCCGTGGTGGTGCTCGCGCTGGCCCTCGCTTCCGGGGCCCTGGCCGCGAGCGGCAGTCCCCAGCTCCAGACGTACTTCCAGGGCTCGGTGGACAGCCCCACCTATCAGCAGCAGGCCTTCCAACGCGTGGCGAAGGCCTGGAAGCAGCCGGGTCCCAAGGGCACGCCGGCCCTGGGCAAGAAGACCATCGTCCAGGCCGTGCTCGACAAGGACGGCAAGCTGGTCTCCACCGCCATCCTCACGGAGTCCGGCGCCAGGGCCTGGGACGCCGCCGCGCTCGCCGCGGTGAAGAAGGCGGCGCCCTTCCCGCCCCTGCCCAAGGGCACCGCCACGGCCACGGTGGAGGCCCACTTCCACTTCGCGTGGGTCAGCTCACCTTGA
- a CDS encoding TetR family transcriptional regulator has product MGRWEPNARDRLAQAAMTLFQENGYDRTTVEEIAARAGLTERTFFRYFADKKEVLFGRSDAFHDLIATAIAGAPVGASPLDAVAAALEAMAPIFKDSRERSRARQALLVANAELRERELIKLASLASASAEALRRRGVTEPTASLAAEAGIAVFKVAFERWLDDPKAQDLSRHIQLGLDELRAVTASTGPVTPAEPPRKSAKTARARKP; this is encoded by the coding sequence ATGGGACGCTGGGAACCCAACGCACGAGACCGGCTCGCACAGGCCGCGATGACCCTGTTCCAGGAGAACGGGTACGACCGGACGACGGTGGAGGAGATCGCCGCGCGCGCGGGGCTCACGGAGCGGACCTTCTTCCGCTACTTCGCGGACAAGAAGGAGGTCCTGTTCGGACGCTCGGACGCGTTCCATGACCTCATTGCCACCGCCATCGCGGGCGCGCCCGTGGGGGCCTCGCCGCTCGACGCGGTCGCCGCAGCGCTGGAGGCCATGGCCCCCATCTTCAAGGACAGCCGTGAGCGTTCCCGCGCGCGCCAGGCGCTCCTCGTCGCCAACGCGGAGCTCCGGGAGCGCGAGCTGATCAAGCTGGCATCCCTTGCCTCGGCCTCCGCGGAGGCCCTGCGAAGGCGCGGCGTCACCGAGCCCACTGCGAGCCTGGCCGCCGAAGCAGGCATCGCCGTCTTCAAGGTCGCCTTTGAGCGCTGGCTCGATGACCCGAAGGCGCAGGACCTCTCACGGCACATCCAGCTCGGACTCGATGAGCTCCGGGCCGTCACCGCGAGCACCGGCCCCGTGACTCCGGCCGAGCCGCCACGCAAATCCGCGAAGACCGCCAGGGCTCGCAAGCCCTGA
- a CDS encoding DoxX family membrane protein, producing MDATLSSTPPGVDTSPKKKSLARFLPTGARVFMGLVFFVFGLNGFLEFIPMPKDLDPADPAVAFGIAMKATGFLFALVKGTETVVGLLLLANRFVPLALALIAPVIVNIFLTHAFLAPSGLGLAVMLLAAEIFLAWSYRAAYRPMLAMKVNPGS from the coding sequence ATGGACGCCACCCTCTCCTCCACCCCCCCCGGGGTGGACACCTCCCCGAAGAAGAAGTCACTCGCCCGCTTCCTGCCGACGGGGGCCCGCGTGTTCATGGGGCTGGTGTTCTTCGTCTTCGGGCTGAACGGGTTCCTGGAGTTCATTCCCATGCCCAAGGACCTGGACCCGGCGGATCCGGCGGTGGCCTTCGGCATCGCGATGAAGGCGACGGGCTTCCTGTTCGCGCTGGTGAAGGGCACGGAGACGGTGGTGGGCCTGCTGCTGCTGGCCAACCGCTTCGTCCCGCTGGCGCTGGCGCTCATCGCGCCGGTCATCGTGAACATCTTCCTGACGCACGCCTTCCTCGCGCCGTCGGGCCTGGGGCTGGCGGTGATGCTCCTGGCGGCGGAAATCTTCCTGGCCTGGTCCTACCGGGCGGCGTACCGCCCGATGCTGGCCATGAAGGTCAATCCAGGCTCTTGA
- a CDS encoding zinc-dependent alcohol dehydrogenase family protein, whose amino-acid sequence MNVYEIRGAFGLDNLVRAERPDPVPGPFQVRVRVKATSLNSRDLMMVEGRYNPRQKLPLVPNSDGAGVVDAVGPAVTRVKPGDRVMTLFAQGWQAGEPTKAITATTLGGPLDGALADTMLLHEDGVVPTPAYLTDEEAATLPCAAVTAWSALVTQGALKAGDTVLVQGTGGVSIFALQIARLFGAHVIVTSSRDDKLERALKLGAHEGINYVTTPDWEKAARTLTGGVGVDHVVEVGGSGTFEKSLKALRVGGTVSVIGVLSGGAGTVSLVPILMQNLRVQGVFVGHRQSFEALTRAFTLHDVHPVVDRVFPFTEARAAFEHMKQGAHFGKIVIKVS is encoded by the coding sequence ATGAACGTCTATGAGATTCGCGGAGCCTTCGGGTTGGACAACCTGGTGCGCGCGGAGCGGCCGGACCCCGTGCCCGGGCCCTTCCAGGTGCGTGTGCGGGTGAAGGCCACGAGCCTCAACTCGCGCGACCTGATGATGGTGGAGGGCCGCTACAACCCGCGCCAGAAGCTGCCGCTGGTGCCCAACTCGGACGGCGCGGGCGTGGTGGACGCGGTGGGCCCGGCCGTCACCCGCGTGAAGCCAGGCGACCGGGTGATGACGCTGTTCGCGCAGGGCTGGCAGGCCGGTGAGCCGACGAAGGCCATCACCGCCACCACGCTGGGTGGGCCGCTGGATGGCGCGCTCGCGGACACGATGCTCCTGCACGAGGACGGCGTGGTTCCCACGCCCGCGTACCTCACCGACGAGGAGGCCGCCACGCTGCCGTGCGCGGCGGTGACGGCGTGGAGCGCGCTCGTCACGCAAGGAGCGCTCAAGGCCGGGGACACGGTGCTGGTGCAGGGCACGGGCGGCGTGTCCATCTTCGCGCTCCAGATTGCCCGGCTGTTCGGCGCGCACGTCATCGTCACCTCCAGCCGCGACGACAAGCTGGAGCGGGCCCTGAAGCTGGGCGCGCACGAGGGCATCAACTACGTCACCACGCCGGACTGGGAGAAGGCGGCGCGCACGCTCACAGGCGGCGTGGGCGTGGACCACGTGGTGGAGGTGGGCGGCTCGGGCACCTTCGAGAAGTCACTCAAGGCGCTGCGCGTGGGCGGCACCGTGTCCGTCATCGGCGTGCTGTCCGGCGGGGCGGGCACCGTGTCCCTGGTCCCCATCCTGATGCAGAACCTGCGCGTGCAGGGCGTGTTCGTGGGGCACCGTCAGTCCTTCGAGGCGCTGACGCGCGCGTTCACGCTCCATGACGTCCACCCGGTGGTGGACCGCGTGTTCCCCTTCACGGAAGCGCGCGCCGCCTTCGAGCACATGAAGCAGGGCGCGCACTTCGGGAAGATCGTCATCAAGGTGAGCTGA
- a CDS encoding S28 family serine protease, translating to MSRFFGRPAVLACALALGLQACGGSELPPESIAPSAPEVQAQSQTQDAAPDILAQLQAIPGITVLLERPPTPSGVRTFVLAYDQPADHLHPNGTRFQQRMTLVFRNAEAPMVLASTGYGISTSPGQTEPAFLLQGNQLQVEHRFFGPSIPQPANWRLLSIEQAAADHHRIVQAFKPLFPGKWISTGGSKGGMTSLYHRAFFPRDVDATVAYVAPNSYGTQDPRYVRFLGKLGTPECRESIRGFQREVLERRAEVSPLFQATASAYYGSTYDFLGVDKALEFSTLEFAFAFWQYGDASLCEQIPPPGGPAQGLVDFMDWVVGLSYMSDGDLNYYAPYDFQAGTQLGSYASDEAHLSGVLHYPRGYDPRALVPFDMRPYPFNPFVMPIVEGWVKAFGERILLVYGENDPWSTGAFSVSARNDSYRFFQPGGNHGSRITGLPAAEQAVALERLRTWAGLPAESTRSMSLRAQSEESAELPVTTGVVDRRRGPPRD from the coding sequence ATGTCACGTTTCTTCGGTCGTCCCGCGGTGCTGGCGTGTGCTCTGGCGTTGGGGCTCCAGGCCTGCGGCGGCAGCGAGCTTCCCCCGGAGTCCATCGCCCCGAGCGCGCCGGAGGTCCAGGCGCAATCCCAGACACAGGACGCGGCGCCGGACATCCTCGCGCAATTGCAGGCGATCCCCGGCATCACGGTGCTGCTGGAGCGGCCGCCGACCCCGTCGGGCGTGCGCACCTTCGTGCTGGCCTATGACCAGCCGGCGGACCACCTGCACCCGAATGGCACGCGCTTCCAGCAGCGGATGACGCTGGTCTTCCGCAACGCGGAGGCGCCCATGGTGCTGGCCAGCACGGGCTATGGCATCAGCACGTCCCCCGGACAGACGGAGCCCGCCTTCCTGTTGCAGGGCAACCAGTTGCAGGTGGAGCACCGCTTCTTCGGGCCCTCCATCCCGCAGCCCGCGAACTGGCGGCTGCTCAGCATCGAGCAGGCGGCGGCGGACCACCACCGCATCGTCCAGGCCTTCAAGCCGCTCTTCCCGGGCAAGTGGATCAGCACCGGCGGCAGCAAGGGCGGCATGACGTCGCTCTACCACCGGGCGTTCTTCCCGCGCGACGTGGACGCCACCGTGGCCTACGTGGCGCCCAACAGCTACGGCACGCAGGACCCGCGCTACGTGAGGTTCCTGGGCAAGCTGGGCACGCCCGAGTGCCGTGAGAGCATCCGCGGCTTCCAGCGCGAGGTGCTGGAGCGGCGCGCGGAGGTGTCGCCGCTCTTCCAGGCGACGGCCTCGGCGTATTACGGCAGCACCTACGACTTCCTGGGCGTGGACAAGGCGCTGGAGTTCAGCACGCTCGAGTTCGCCTTCGCCTTCTGGCAGTACGGCGACGCGTCGCTGTGTGAGCAGATTCCGCCGCCGGGCGGCCCCGCGCAGGGGCTGGTGGACTTCATGGACTGGGTGGTGGGGCTCTCGTACATGAGCGACGGGGACCTGAACTACTACGCGCCCTATGACTTCCAGGCCGGCACGCAGCTGGGCAGCTACGCGTCCGACGAGGCCCACCTGAGCGGCGTCCTGCACTACCCCCGGGGCTACGACCCGCGGGCGCTCGTGCCGTTCGACATGCGGCCGTATCCCTTCAACCCCTTCGTGATGCCCATCGTGGAGGGCTGGGTGAAGGCGTTCGGCGAGCGCATCCTGCTCGTCTACGGAGAGAACGACCCCTGGTCCACGGGCGCGTTCAGCGTGAGCGCGCGCAATGACTCGTACCGGTTCTTCCAGCCGGGCGGCAACCATGGCTCCCGCATCACGGGCCTGCCGGCGGCGGAGCAGGCCGTGGCGCTGGAGCGGCTGCGGACCTGGGCGGGGCTGCCCGCGGAGAGCACCAGGTCCATGAGCCTGCGCGCCCAGAGCGAGGAGTCCGCGGAGCTGCCCGTCACCACGGGCGTGGTGGACCGCCGCCGCGGCCCGCCGCGCGACTGA
- a CDS encoding sigma 54-interacting transcriptional regulator — MPHDPLADISTAAMQERGASGGTPRTVPALTVVSHPVPRRVGERVLLEAVAAGRTVSVSRGAPDFARPGSALGLPLADPFVSRKPLELSALPAGGVRLTAPEDGTHVVAAGVPLQGSRDFGPAELKDGVALELSGRVVLLLHTVELDGAGAADTQGMVGESVGLRRLRGHIERVADLDVSVLIRGETGTGKELVAQAIHRLSPRREGRFVSVNLGAIPKELAAAELFGSRKGAYSGATQDREGFFRAAHGGSLFLDEVGEAPPEVQVMLLRVLETGELYPVGASQPVRVDVRLIAATDAHLEEQIRDGRFKAPLLHRLAGYDLRVPALRERREDVGRLFFHFAREELAALGEAARLDSEDPHAEPWLPAPLASRLVRAAWPGNIRQLRNLTRQLVIGSRGQARLQADSQLDELLGVSMAAVAPVRGEAAPEAAVPRRKPSQVTEAELLTALRANAWDLKATADALGIPRPSVYDLIERSPNLRTAGDLGAEEITRCFEACGGDLDAMARTLEVSKRALGRRLKELGLTAKAP, encoded by the coding sequence ATGCCGCACGACCCCCTCGCCGACATCTCCACGGCCGCGATGCAGGAGCGCGGCGCCTCCGGGGGAACGCCCCGCACGGTCCCCGCGCTGACGGTGGTGTCCCACCCGGTGCCCCGGCGCGTGGGGGAGCGGGTGCTGCTGGAGGCGGTGGCGGCGGGGCGGACGGTGTCCGTGTCCCGCGGCGCGCCGGACTTCGCCAGGCCGGGCAGCGCGCTGGGGCTGCCGCTGGCGGATCCCTTCGTGAGCCGCAAGCCGCTGGAGCTCTCCGCCCTGCCGGCCGGAGGCGTGCGGCTGACGGCGCCGGAGGACGGCACGCACGTGGTCGCGGCGGGCGTCCCGCTCCAGGGCTCCAGGGACTTCGGGCCGGCGGAGTTGAAGGACGGCGTGGCGCTGGAGCTGTCAGGCCGGGTGGTGCTGCTGCTGCACACGGTGGAGCTGGACGGCGCTGGCGCGGCGGACACGCAGGGCATGGTGGGGGAGAGCGTGGGCCTGCGGCGGCTGCGCGGGCACATCGAGCGGGTGGCGGACCTGGACGTGTCGGTGCTCATCCGGGGCGAGACGGGCACGGGCAAGGAGCTGGTGGCGCAGGCCATCCACCGGCTGTCACCGCGCAGGGAGGGGCGCTTCGTCAGCGTCAACCTGGGGGCCATCCCCAAGGAGCTGGCGGCGGCGGAGCTGTTCGGTTCGCGCAAGGGGGCGTACTCCGGGGCCACGCAGGACCGCGAGGGCTTCTTCCGCGCCGCGCACGGGGGCTCGCTGTTCCTGGATGAAGTGGGCGAGGCGCCGCCGGAGGTGCAGGTGATGCTCCTGCGCGTGCTGGAGACAGGCGAGCTGTACCCCGTGGGCGCGAGCCAGCCGGTGCGGGTGGACGTGCGGCTCATCGCCGCGACGGACGCGCACCTGGAGGAGCAGATCCGCGACGGGCGCTTCAAGGCGCCGCTGCTGCACCGGCTGGCGGGCTACGACCTGCGCGTGCCCGCGCTGCGCGAGCGGCGTGAGGACGTGGGCCGGCTGTTCTTCCACTTCGCGCGCGAGGAGCTGGCGGCCCTGGGCGAGGCGGCGCGGCTGGACTCGGAGGATCCGCACGCGGAGCCGTGGCTGCCCGCGCCGCTGGCGTCGAGGCTGGTGCGCGCGGCGTGGCCGGGCAACATCCGGCAGCTGCGCAACCTCACGCGGCAGCTGGTGATTGGGAGCCGGGGGCAGGCGCGGCTCCAGGCGGACTCACAGCTGGATGAGCTGCTGGGAGTGTCCATGGCCGCCGTGGCTCCGGTTCGAGGAGAAGCGGCTCCGGAGGCGGCAGTGCCCCGGCGCAAGCCTTCGCAGGTGACGGAGGCGGAGCTGCTGACCGCGCTGCGCGCGAACGCGTGGGACCTGAAGGCCACGGCGGACGCGTTGGGCATTCCGCGCCCGTCCGTCTACGACCTCATCGAGCGCAGCCCGAACCTGCGCACCGCCGGAGACCTGGGCGCGGAGGAAATCACCCGCTGCTTCGAGGCCTGCGGCGGCGACCTGGACGCGATGGCGCGCACGCTGGAGGTGTCGAAGCGCGCGCTGGGGCGGCGGTTGAAGGAGCTGGGGCTCACGGCGAAGGCTCCGTGA